A genomic segment from Salvia splendens isolate huo1 chromosome 13, SspV2, whole genome shotgun sequence encodes:
- the LOC121763061 gene encoding uncharacterized protein LOC121763061 isoform X1, which yields MQTVTTVVNCSSFSPNLSLKIKNFKPQSFSTSSKILNCEIPHSPSPPHLLGLCRASQVAELFPTTSPEIVVREARIEDCWEVAETHCSCFFPEYSFPLDFVLRFDRLVGMLFGFSVPKGCERTCLVAVIGSGEDEFYIGSDDFKIGGLEGKISLNKGYVAGILTVDTVADFLPRKGPLRQRRRGVAYISNVAVRENFRRKGIAKRLIAKAEAKAKAWGCRAIALHCDLNNPEAMRLYTGQGFKIIKIPDGANWPHPRLSGDVKFNFMMKLL from the exons ATGCAGACAGTAACAACAGTAGTGAATTGCAGCAGCTTCAGTCCcaatctctctctcaaaatcAAGAATTTCAAGCCTCAGTCTTTTTCCACTTCTTCCAAGATTTTGAATTGTGAAATTCCCCACTCTCCTTCACCTCCACACTTGTTGG GGCTTTGCAGGGCAAGTCAAGTGGCTGAGTTGTTCCCGACAACGTCTCCTGAGATTGTGGTCCGGGAGGCCAGGATAGAGGACTGTTGGGAAGTGGCGGAGACGCACTGCAGTTGCTTCTTTCCCGAGTACTCGTTCCCTCTGGACTTTGTGCTGAGATTCGACAGGCTCGTTGGCATGCTGTTTGGGTTCTCGGTGCCTAAGGGCTGCGAGAGAACCTGCCTGGTCGCCGTGATTGGTTCTGGTGAGGACGAGTTCTATATAGGGAGCGATGATTTCAAAATCGGAGGTCTTGAGGGGAAGATTAGTCTGAACAAAGGGTACGTTGCTGGAATACTTACTGTAGATACTGTAGCCGATTTTTTACCAAGAAAAGGACCTCTTCGACAGCGGAG GAGAGGAGTTGCATACATATCGAACGTTGCTGTGAGGGAGAATTTTCGTAGAAAGGGGATTGCAAAGCGGTTAATAGCCAAAGCCGAGGCAAAGGCCAAGGCGTGGGGATGTCGCGCCATTGCTTTGCATTGTGATCTCAACAACCCGGAGGCCATGAGGCTCTACACTGGCCAGGGCTTCAAGATCATAAAGATCCCGGACGGGGCCAACTGGCCCCACCCGAGGCTTTCGGGCGACGTGAAGTTCAACTTCATGATGAAGCTCCTCTAA
- the LOC121760009 gene encoding endoplasmic reticulum metallopeptidase 1-like has translation MRQRGKGASLKPNSISSAANHENSGGEGENSSRDKNVALIAKRSSYVVFTLFVLVIYGSWGVYHYQFESLPAPLALEHVGKRGFSEHEAMKHVEALAQLGPHPVGSDTLESAVKYVTEAAEIIKKTAHWEVNVEVDRFHVKSGANIMVGALFKGKSLVYSDLNHVVLRITPKYVSEAEERAILVSSHIDTVFAGEGAGDCSSCVAVMLELARGVSQWAHGFKNSVIFLFNTGEEEGLNGAHSFVTQHPWSDTVRVAVDLEAMGIGGKSSIFQAGPNPWAIENFAAVAKYPSAQIVAQDIFSSGAIKSATDFQVYKEVAGLSGLDFAYVDYTAVYHTKNDKLQLLQPGSLQHLGENMLAFLLRAAASPSLPENKAVESNEDKAIYFDILGTYMVTFRQRFANMLYNSIIMQSLLLWTTSLLMGGSSAVISLALGCLSLVLMWIFSISFSVAVAFVLTIISSSPVPYVSYPWLALCLFGAPALLGAFTGQHVGYIILESYLARTFTERRRNLPANLRTTLAELDAERWVFKSGLVQWFVLLMLGNYYKIGSSYLALAWLASPAFAYGFLEATLSPTRLPKPLKTATILIGLSVPLLLSSGMVIRLSATIMGTSIRFVRNPGASPDWLGNVILAVFIAAVVCLTLVYLLSYIHISGAKVPLVVATTSLLVLSLVAVWGGVVPPFTEDIARGVNVVHVVDATRVNGGDLEPVSYISMFSTTPGNLIKEAGHIGEGFACGRDRFSDFVTFSVNYSCWTEKDAGIGWLKSDIPSIHVAKDTRGENRETQVVIDTTISTRWSLAINTGEIEDFQLRDADSDELIPLGEKSGVDGWHTIQFSGGRKAPTKFHLSLFWSGNSTRTTSAGDEQLLRLRTDVDRLTPPMETILQKLPRWCSLFGKSTSPHTLAFLSSLPVSF, from the exons ATGAGACAGAGGGGTAAAGGTGCTTCTTTGAAGCCTAATTCAATTAGTTCTGCTGCAAATCATGAAAATAGTGGCGGAGAAGGGGAAAATTCGTCGAGGGATAAGAATGTGGCTCTGATTGCTAAGAGGTCAAGTTATGTAGTGTTTACATTGTTTGTGTTGGTCATATATGGGTCTTGGGGTGTGTATCACTACCAGTTTGAGAGCCTTCCTGCGCCCTTGGCGCTCGAGCATGTCGGGAAGAGGGGGTTCTCGGAGCATGAGGCCATGAAACATGTCGAAGCTCTGGCTCAATTGGGCCCGCACCCCGTTGGTTCTGATACTCTGGAGAGTGCTGTGAAG TATGTGACAGAAGCAGCAGAAATTATAAAGAAAACGGCTCATTGGGAGGTTAATGTGGAGGTTGATCGATTCCATGTAAAATCTGGTGCCAACATTATGGTTGGTGCACTTTTTAAAGGGAAAAGCCTTGTTTATTCAGATTTGAATCACGTTGTATTGAGAATCACGCCAAAATATGTATCTGAAGCAGAAGAAAGAGCAATTCTGGTGTCCTCCCACATCGACACTGTTTTTGCAGG GGAAGGGGCTGGCGATTGCAGTTCATGCGTGGCTGTTATGCTCGAGCTTGCTCGAGGAGTTTCACAGTGGGCTCATGGATTCAAGAATtctgttatatttttatttaataccgGAGAAGAGGAAGGTTTGAATGGCGCTCATAGCTTTGTCACTCAG CATCCTTGGAGTGATACAGTAAGAGTAGCTGTCGATTTGGAAGCAATGGGCATAGGCGGCAAATCTAGTATTTTCCAG GCTGGTCCTAATCCTTGGGCAATCGAGAACTTCGCTGCCGTAGCAAAGTACCCGTCAGCTCAAATCGTTGCTCAG GATATTTTTTCTTCGGGGGCTATAAAATCAGCGACTGATTTTCAAGTCTACAAAGAGGTCGCGGGGCTATCAGGTCTTGACTTTGCATACGTAGATTATACTGCTGTATACCATACCAAG AACGACAAGTTACAACTATTGCAACCTGGTTCTCTTCAACATCTTGGAGAAAATATGCTCGCATTCTTGCTTCGTGCAGCCGCCTCTCCTAGCCTTCCAGAAAACAAGGCCGTGGAATCCAACGAGGATAAAGCAATATATTTTGACATTCTG GGAACATACATGGTCACGTTTCGTCAGCGCTTCGCCAACATGCTTTACAATTCGATAATCATGCAGTCCCTTTTGTTATGGACTACGTCGTTGTTGATGGGCGGTTCTTCTGCTGTCATATCGTTGGCCCTAGGGTGTTTGAGTCTCGTGCTAATGTGGATATTTTCCATTAGTTTTTctgtagccgttgcctttgTTCTCACCATCATATCATCCTCACCCGTGCCGTATGTCTCCTACCCATGGCTGGCACTTTGTCTCTTCGGTGCGCCTGCTCTCCTCGGAGCATTCACCGGTCAACACGTCGGTTATATTATCCTCGAATCTTATTTGgcccgtactttcaccgaaagAAGGAGAAATTTACCTGCTAATTTGCGGACCACTTTGGCGGAGTTAGATGCAGAGAGATGGGTCTTTAAATCTGGTTTGGTGCAATGGTTCGTTCTCTTGATGCTCGGAAATTACTACAAGATCGGTTCTTCTTATCTAGCTCTTGCTTGGCTAGCGTCACCTGCATTTGCTT ATGGTTTTCTCGAAGCAACATTGTCTCCAACAAGGCTGCCAAAGCCGCTCAAAACCGCGACAATTTTAATCGGATTGTCCGTGCCCCTTCTACTGTCTTCCGGCATGGTTATTAGGTTGTCAGCTACTATAATGGGAACCTCCATTCGTTTCGTAAG GAATCCCGGTGCTAGCCCCGACTGGCTGGGAAATGTCATTCTTGCTGTATTCATTGCTGCAGTAGTATGTTTGACGTTGGTGTATCTACTGTCGTATATTCACATATCAG GTGCAAAAGTACCGCTTGTCGTTGCTACGACTAGTCTGCTCGTGCTATCTCTAGTTGCCGTGTGGGGAGGCGTCGTTCCACCTTTTACGGAAGATATAGCTAGAGGTGTCAAC GTCGTACATGTCGTGGATGCAACACGAGTAAACGGTGGAGATCTCGAACCGGTCTCGTACATTTCAATGTTCTCGACGACTCCCGGAAATTTGATCAAGGAGGCCGGTCATATCGGAGAAGGATTTGCTTGTGGGAGGGATAGATTTTCAGATTTCGTTACATTTTCCGTCAACTACAGTTGCTGGACGGAAAAAGATGCCGGAATCGGCTGGCTGAAATCTGACATTCCGTCGATTCACGTGGCAAAGGATACGAGGGGAGAGAACCGAGAGACTCAAGTTGTCATCGACACCACAATTTCTACGCGCTGGTCTCTAGCGATCAACACCGGAGAAATCGAGGACTTCCAGCTGAGAG ATGCAGACTCCGATGAGCTGATCCCGCTTGGTGAGAAGAGCGGTGTGGATGGATGGCACACCATCCAGTTCTCGGGCGGGAGGAAGGCGCCTACCAAGTTTCACCTCTCGTTGTTCTGGTCGGGGAACAGCACTCGGACAACCAGTGCCGGAGACGAGCAGCTCCTGAGGCTCAGAACGGATGTGGACAGACTGACACCGCCAATGGAGACCATTCTCCAGAAGCTCCCACGGTGGTGCTCCCTCTTTGGGAAGTCGACGTCTCCCCACACGTTGGCGTTCCTGAGCAGTCTACCGGTGTCGTTCTAG
- the LOC121763061 gene encoding uncharacterized protein LOC121763061 isoform X2, producing the protein MQTVTTVVNCSSFSPNLSLKIKNFKPQSFSTSSKILNCEIPHSPSPPHLLGLCRASQVAELFPTTSPEIVVREARIEDCWEVAETHCSCFFPEYSFPLDFVLRFDRLVGMLFGFSVPKGCERTCLVAVIGSGEDEFYIGSDDFKIGGLEGKISLNKGRGVAYISNVAVRENFRRKGIAKRLIAKAEAKAKAWGCRAIALHCDLNNPEAMRLYTGQGFKIIKIPDGANWPHPRLSGDVKFNFMMKLL; encoded by the exons ATGCAGACAGTAACAACAGTAGTGAATTGCAGCAGCTTCAGTCCcaatctctctctcaaaatcAAGAATTTCAAGCCTCAGTCTTTTTCCACTTCTTCCAAGATTTTGAATTGTGAAATTCCCCACTCTCCTTCACCTCCACACTTGTTGG GGCTTTGCAGGGCAAGTCAAGTGGCTGAGTTGTTCCCGACAACGTCTCCTGAGATTGTGGTCCGGGAGGCCAGGATAGAGGACTGTTGGGAAGTGGCGGAGACGCACTGCAGTTGCTTCTTTCCCGAGTACTCGTTCCCTCTGGACTTTGTGCTGAGATTCGACAGGCTCGTTGGCATGCTGTTTGGGTTCTCGGTGCCTAAGGGCTGCGAGAGAACCTGCCTGGTCGCCGTGATTGGTTCTGGTGAGGACGAGTTCTATATAGGGAGCGATGATTTCAAAATCGGAGGTCTTGAGGGGAAGATTAGTCTGAACAAAGG GAGAGGAGTTGCATACATATCGAACGTTGCTGTGAGGGAGAATTTTCGTAGAAAGGGGATTGCAAAGCGGTTAATAGCCAAAGCCGAGGCAAAGGCCAAGGCGTGGGGATGTCGCGCCATTGCTTTGCATTGTGATCTCAACAACCCGGAGGCCATGAGGCTCTACACTGGCCAGGGCTTCAAGATCATAAAGATCCCGGACGGGGCCAACTGGCCCCACCCGAGGCTTTCGGGCGACGTGAAGTTCAACTTCATGATGAAGCTCCTCTAA
- the LOC121762411 gene encoding auxin response factor 18-like: MIDIMHSLEKPMNQLENNLDPQLWHACAGGMAQIPPLNSNVYYFPQGHVEHAAKNVDFRGFPRISSLVPCRVASIRYLADAGTDEVYAKIGLVPLRGGECEVDDGVELLGFDRNGEDKEKPNSFAKTLTQSDANNGGGFSVPRYCAETIFPRLDYTAEPPVQTILAKDVHGAVWKFRHIYRGTPRRHLLTTGWSNFVNQKKLLAGDSIVFLRSENGELCVGIRRAKLGIGGGPEVSSGWNVGAASGGRSGLYGFSSDVKEKCNVKAEFVIEAVSLAAGGRPFEVVYYPRASTPEFVVKASVVRAAMRVQWCPGIRFKMAFETEDSSRISWFMGTISSVQVDDPIHWPNSPWRILQVAWDEPDLLQNVKRVNPWLVELVSSIPSIPLSPFSFSLSPTNKRPRQHSEYLSMLLNNPLSPSSPLCCLPDNIYTGIQGARHAQFVLSSSDLHLNKLQLGLRPFDFKPLDYGSDLPKFITGDPLENPNSNASPHCPKTESSVQHLKKPNEGKNGVNTPTFVLFGQPILTEQQISQSCSVNVMPEGTASPVESDCAMKARRLTILTDASNDNDGNE, from the exons ATGATTGATATTATGCATTCATTGGAGAAGCCCATGAATCAGTTGGAAAACAATTTGGATCCTCAATTATGGCATGCTTGTGCTGGTGGAATGGCTCAAATTCCACCATTGAATTCCAATGTGTATTACTTCCCTCAGGGCCATGTTGAGCATGCTGCTAAGAATGTCGATTTTCGTGGTTTCCCCCGGATTTCGTCCCTTGTACCGTGTAGGGTAGCGTCGATTAGGTATCTGGCCGATGCGGGGACGGATGAGGTTTATGCGAAAATCGGGCTGGTCCCTTTGAGAGGAGGGGAATGTGAGGTTGACGACGGGGTCGaattgttggggtttgatagGAACGGGGAGGATAAGGAGAAGCCGAATTCGTTTGCTAAGACGTTGACGCAGTCGGATGCGAACAACGGCGGGGGGTTCTCTGTTCCTAGGTACTGCGCGGAGACTATATTTCCGAGGCTGGACTACACGGCGGAGCCGCCGGTGCAGACGATCTTGGCGAAGGATGTGCACGGTGCGGTGTGGAAGTTTAGGCATATCTACCGGGGGACGCCTAGGAGGCACTTGTTGACCACTGGTTGGAGTAATTTTGTGAACCAGAAGAAGCTTTTGGCGGGGGATTCGATTGTGTTTTTGAGGTCGGAGAATGGGGAGCTTTGTGTGGGGATACGTAGGGCAAAGTTGGGGATCGGGGGCGGACCTGAGGTCTCGTCTGGGTGGAACGTGGGGGCTGCCAGTGGCGGCAGGTCGGGTTTGTATGGTTTTTCGAGTGATGTGAAGGAGAAATGTAACGTAAAGGCCGAATTTGTGATTGAAGCTGTGAGTCTAGCTGCCGGTGGCCGGCCATTCGAAGTCGTCTACTATCCGCGCGCAAGCACGCCGGAGTTTGTGGTCAAGGCGTCGGTGGTGAGGGCTGCGATGAGGGTGCAATGGTGTCCCGGTATCAGATTCAAGATGGCGTTCGAAACGGAAGATTCGTCTCGGATTAGCTGGTTCATGGGAACTATTTCGTCCGTGCAAGTCGATGATCCGATCCACTGGCCTAATTCTCCTTGGCGAATCCTTCAG GTGGCATGGGACGAGCCCGACTTGCTACAGAATGTTAAGCGAGTTAACCCTTGGTTGGTTGAGTTGGTATCGAGTATTCCGTCAATCCCTCTCTCCCCGTTCTCGTTCTCGCTCTCGCCAACGAACAAGAGGCCTCGACAACATTCGGAATATCTGTCGATGCTACTCAACAATCCACTCAGTCCGAGCAGTCCCTTGTGTTGTTTACCCGACAACATCTATACCGGCATACAGGGAGCCAGGCATGCTCAATTCGTGTTATCTTCGTCGGATCTCCACCTCAATAAACTGCAGTTGGGACTTCGTCCGTTCGACTTCAAGCCACTCGATTATGGCAGCGACCTTCCTAAGTTCATCACCGGCGACCCCCTGGAGAATCCCAACTCCAACGCCTCGCCTCATTGTCCGAAAACGGAGAGCTCTGTCCAGCATCTAAAGAAACCTAACGAAGGAAAAAACGGGGTGAATACACCTACTTTCGTTCTATTCGGTCAGCCAATTTTGACGGAGCAACAAATCTCTCAGAGTTGCTCCGTGAATGTGATGCCCGAGGGAACAGCTTCTCCGGTGGAAAG CGATTGCGCGATGAAAGCAAGGAGGCTTACGATTCTAACGGATGCGAGCAACGACAATGACGGTAACGAGTGA